A window of Castanea sativa cultivar Marrone di Chiusa Pesio chromosome 1, ASM4071231v1 contains these coding sequences:
- the LOC142643028 gene encoding uncharacterized protein LOC142643028 encodes MKKILVTGATGSLGGKLCHTLFQQGHPVRVLVRRTSNLSSLPPPPTDADAAAIEIVYGDVTDYQSLLAACSGCHVIFHVAAIVEPWLPDPSKFFSVNVGGLRNVLQAVRETNTIEKLIYTSSFFALGPTDGGNVADENQVHHEKYFCTEYEKSKVIADKIAIQAASEGVPIVLVYPGVIYGTGKVTSGNIVAKMIIERFNWRLPGYIGSGNDKFSFSHVDDVVEGHIAAMNKGRLGERYLLTGENASFRHVFDLAAIITETKKPMFNIPFWAIDAYGWASVLISRITGKLPLISPPAVKVLKHQWAYSCEKAKVELDYNPRSLKDGLAEMLPWLKNLGLIKF; translated from the exons ATGAAGAAGATACTGGTGACCGGAGCAACAGGTTCCTTAGGTGGAAAGCTATGCCACACCCTATTCCAACAAGGCCACCCTGTCCGAGTGTTGGTCCGACGCACCAGCAACCTCTCCTCCCTCCCTCCTCCGCCCACTGACGCCGACGCCGCCGCCATCGAAATCGTCTACGGTGATGTCACCGACTACCAGTCCCTCCTCGCTGCCTGCTCCGGCTGCCACGTCATCTTCCACGTGGCTGCCATCGTCGAGCCCTGGCTTCCTGATCCTTCTAAATTCTTCTCC GTGAATGTTGGAGGATTGAGGAATGTGTTACAAGCAGTGAGAGAGACAAATACTATTGAAAAGCTTATATACACGTCTTCGTTTTTCGCACTTGGACCAACTGATGGTGGAAATGTTGCTGATGAGAATCAA GTTCATCATGAGAAGTATTTCTGTACAGAATATGAGAAATCGAAGGTGATTGCTGATAAGATTGCCATACAAGCTGCATCGGAGGGGGTTCCGATAGTGCTGGTTTACCCCGGAGTTATTTATGGGACTGGCAAGGTCACTTCTGGAAATATTGTTGCTAAAATG ATTATTGAACGCTTTAATTGGCGATTACCTGGCTATATAGGGTCTGGAAACGACAAATTTTCTTTTAGCCATGTTGATGATGTAGTAGAGGGGCATATTGCAGCAATGAACAAAGGCCGACTTGGTGAAAGATATCTACTGACAGGAGAAAATGCATCATTTAGGCATGTTTTTGATTTAGCTGCTATCATCACTGAGACAAAAAAGCCTATGTTTAATATCCCTTTTTGGGCAATTGATGCATATGGATGGGCCTCAGTTTTGATCTCACGAATTACAGGAAAGCTTCCTCTGATCAGTCCCCCG GCAGTGAAAGTTCTAAAACATCAGTGGGCATATTCCTGTGAGAAGGCTAAAGTAGAGTTGGATTATAACCCTAGAAGCTTGAAAGATGGACTAGCAGAGATGTTACCCTGGCTGAAGAATTTGGGCCTGATAAAATTCTAA
- the LOC142628658 gene encoding uncharacterized protein LOC142628658 isoform X1 encodes MWGFGGKYYWGRRERGGKIEGIVVVFAWLSSQERHLKNYVQLYSCLGWNSLICHPEFLNSFFPEKAATLAADIVNELVQELKIRPRPVVLASFSGGPKACMYKVLQQIIEGKCEGLENLDDFQLVRDCISGHIYDSSPADFTSDVGTRFLLHPTILNMSQPPRIASWIVHSIASSLDALFLSRLESQRAEYWQTLYSSVNMRAPYLILCSENDDLANYETICNFAQRLQDLGGDIKLVKWNDSPHVGHYRHYPIDYKAAVTELLGKAAKVYSQRIRRLEGERMGIEGTRDEILEPIDDLRKATTNSSSFQGLALGPSDHYLPSSMEYYDGRDVGSVQDDRKEGLIHLQNLPSINAHGVLGQILFDVCVPKNVEDWDIKSSSSNGRLFTSTRRHTPFNPIKCIRRSRL; translated from the exons ATGTGGGGATTTGGGGGTAAATATTATTGGGGAAGAAGGGAAAGGGGTGGGAAAATAGAAGGGATAGTGGTGGTGTTTGCTTGGTTGTCTAGCCAGGAGAGGCACTTGAAGAACTACGTGCAGCTCTACTCGTGTTTGGGTTGGAATTCACTCATCTGTCACCCTGAGTTTCTCAATTC GTTTTTCCCGGAGAAAGCCGCAACTCTGGCAGCTGACATTGTCAATGAACTTGTTCAG GAGCTAAAAATTAGGCCACGCCCTGTAGTCCTTGCTTCTTTTTCGGGTGGTCCTAAAGCTTGCATGTACAAGGTCCTTCAG caGATAATTGAAGGAAAGTGTGAAGGACTGGAAAATCTG GATGACTTCCAACTGGTTAGAGACTGTATATCTGGCCATATCTATGATTCCAGTCCAGCAGACTTTACCAGCGATGTGGGTACAagatttcttcttcacccaACTATTCTCAACATGTCCCAACCACCAAGAATAGCATCATGGATAGTCCACAGCATTGCTTCTAGTCTTGATGCCCTCTTCCTCAGCCGACTTGAATCACAGCGTGCCGAGTATTGGCAGACTCTGTACTCCTCTGTT AACATGCGGGCCCCATATCTCATTTTATGCTCTGAAAATGATGATCTTGCTAATTATGAAACTATCTGCAATTTTGCTCAACGACTACAAGATCTTGGGGGTGACATTAAGCTAGTGAAATGGAATGACTCTCCTCACGTAG GTCATTATCGGCATTATCCGATTGACTATAAGGCTGCTGTGACTGAGCTCCTTGGTAAAGCAGCTAAAGTTTATTCTCAAAGAATTCGTCGACTTGAAGGGGAAAGGATGGGCATAGAGGGAACACGTGACGAGATCCTTGAGCCAATTGACGACTTGAGGAAAGCAACAACAAACTCAAGTAGTTTTCAGGGGCTTGCTTTAGGACCAAGTGACCATTACTTGCCCAGTTCGATGGAGTACTATGATGGGAGAGACGTTGGGTCGGTGCAAGATGATCGTAAGGAAGGTTTGATCCACCTTCAAAATCTACCAAGCATTAATGCTCATGGTGTTCTTGGTCAAATCCTTTTTGATGTGTGTGTACCCAAGAATGTGGAAGATTGGGATATCAAATCAAGTTCTTCAAATGGACGCCTATTTACTTCCACAAGGAGGCATACTCCATTTAATCCCATCAAATGCATACGCCGCTCTAGACTATAA
- the LOC142628658 gene encoding uncharacterized protein LOC142628658 isoform X2: MWGFGGKYYWGRRERGGKIEGIVVVFAWLSSQERHLKNYVQLYSCLGWNSLICHPEFLNSFFPEKAATLAADIVNELVQELKIRPRPVVLASFSGGPKACMYKVLQIIEGKCEGLENLDDFQLVRDCISGHIYDSSPADFTSDVGTRFLLHPTILNMSQPPRIASWIVHSIASSLDALFLSRLESQRAEYWQTLYSSVNMRAPYLILCSENDDLANYETICNFAQRLQDLGGDIKLVKWNDSPHVGHYRHYPIDYKAAVTELLGKAAKVYSQRIRRLEGERMGIEGTRDEILEPIDDLRKATTNSSSFQGLALGPSDHYLPSSMEYYDGRDVGSVQDDRKEGLIHLQNLPSINAHGVLGQILFDVCVPKNVEDWDIKSSSSNGRLFTSTRRHTPFNPIKCIRRSRL, from the exons ATGTGGGGATTTGGGGGTAAATATTATTGGGGAAGAAGGGAAAGGGGTGGGAAAATAGAAGGGATAGTGGTGGTGTTTGCTTGGTTGTCTAGCCAGGAGAGGCACTTGAAGAACTACGTGCAGCTCTACTCGTGTTTGGGTTGGAATTCACTCATCTGTCACCCTGAGTTTCTCAATTC GTTTTTCCCGGAGAAAGCCGCAACTCTGGCAGCTGACATTGTCAATGAACTTGTTCAG GAGCTAAAAATTAGGCCACGCCCTGTAGTCCTTGCTTCTTTTTCGGGTGGTCCTAAAGCTTGCATGTACAAGGTCCTTCAG ATAATTGAAGGAAAGTGTGAAGGACTGGAAAATCTG GATGACTTCCAACTGGTTAGAGACTGTATATCTGGCCATATCTATGATTCCAGTCCAGCAGACTTTACCAGCGATGTGGGTACAagatttcttcttcacccaACTATTCTCAACATGTCCCAACCACCAAGAATAGCATCATGGATAGTCCACAGCATTGCTTCTAGTCTTGATGCCCTCTTCCTCAGCCGACTTGAATCACAGCGTGCCGAGTATTGGCAGACTCTGTACTCCTCTGTT AACATGCGGGCCCCATATCTCATTTTATGCTCTGAAAATGATGATCTTGCTAATTATGAAACTATCTGCAATTTTGCTCAACGACTACAAGATCTTGGGGGTGACATTAAGCTAGTGAAATGGAATGACTCTCCTCACGTAG GTCATTATCGGCATTATCCGATTGACTATAAGGCTGCTGTGACTGAGCTCCTTGGTAAAGCAGCTAAAGTTTATTCTCAAAGAATTCGTCGACTTGAAGGGGAAAGGATGGGCATAGAGGGAACACGTGACGAGATCCTTGAGCCAATTGACGACTTGAGGAAAGCAACAACAAACTCAAGTAGTTTTCAGGGGCTTGCTTTAGGACCAAGTGACCATTACTTGCCCAGTTCGATGGAGTACTATGATGGGAGAGACGTTGGGTCGGTGCAAGATGATCGTAAGGAAGGTTTGATCCACCTTCAAAATCTACCAAGCATTAATGCTCATGGTGTTCTTGGTCAAATCCTTTTTGATGTGTGTGTACCCAAGAATGTGGAAGATTGGGATATCAAATCAAGTTCTTCAAATGGACGCCTATTTACTTCCACAAGGAGGCATACTCCATTTAATCCCATCAAATGCATACGCCGCTCTAGACTATAA
- the LOC142608697 gene encoding B3 domain-containing protein At5g42700-like → MMVAKQSCEESRGNKVEVNKKRMEALNLPLLSQALKSSSSPKPSSTKQAKPRVVLKQLVVVRKSTHFSNKRVAVDRVAIPRRIFGRQRELSNRVYASPEAQAEAQEKAEKLELGLEPVYPTFTKSILRPHVTGGFWLGLPIQFCFRNLPKRNAVMTLIDEDGDEYPTIYLVHKIGLTGGWKGFAVAHHLVVGDAVVFQLIRPTTFKVYIIRVKGSEEGN, encoded by the exons ATGATGGTGGCGAAGCAATCATGCGAGGAAAGCCGTGGCAACAAAGTGGAAGTGAATAAGAAGAGAATGGAAGCCCTCAATCTCCCTCTGCTTTCTCAAGCTCTCAAATCTTCCTCTTCTCCCAAACCCTCTtct ACGAAGCAGGCCAAACCCCGTGTGGTGCTGAAGCAATTGGTCGTGGTCAGGAAGTCCACTCACTTTTCCAACAAGCGG GTTGCTGTGGACCGCGTGGCAATACCCAGAAG GATTTTTGGTAGGCAAAGGGAGTTGTCCAACCGAGTATATGCCTCGCCTGAAGCCCAAGCAGAAGCTCAAGAGAAGGCGGAAAAATTAGAATTGGGTCTAGAACCTGTTTATCCAACATTTACAAAGTCAATACTGCGACCCCATGTCACTGGTGGATTCTGGCTG GGTCTTCCAATCCAATTCTGCTTTCGGAACCTTCCAAAGCGTAATGCTGTTATGACTTTGAtagatgaggatggtgatgAGTATCCAACAATATACTTGGTTCATAAAATAGGACTGACTGGTGGATGGAAAGGGTTCGCTGTTGCTCATCATTTGGTAGTTGGGGATGCAGTAGTATTTCAATTAATCCGGCCAACAACATTTAAG gtgTACATCATCAGGGTGAAAGGTTCTGAAGAGGGTAATTAG
- the LOC142622007 gene encoding uncharacterized protein LOC142622007: protein MKMILVTGATGYLGGRLCHALLQQGHPVRVLVRPTSDLSSLPPPPTDSAAIEIVYGDVTDYRSLLSACSDCHVIFHVAAVVEPWLPDPSKFFSVNVGGLKNVLQAVRETETIEKLIYTSSFFALGPTDDGCVADENQVHHEKYFCTEYEKSKAYADKIAIQAASEGVPIVAVYPGVIYGPGKVTAGNVVARMIVERFNWRLPGYIGSGNDKFSFSHVDDVVEGHIAAMNKAQPGERYLLTGENASFRHVFDIAASITETKKPMFNIPFWAIDAYGWASVMFSRITGKLPLISPPTVNVLKHQWAYSCEKAKVELDYNPRSLKEGLAEELHWLKNLGLIKF, encoded by the exons ATGAAGATGATACTAGTGACCGGAGCAACCGGTTACTTAGGTGGAAGGCTATGCCACGCTCTGCTCCAACAAGGCCACCCTGTCCGAGTGTTGGTTCGACCCACCAGCGACCTCTCCTCCCTCCCTCCTCCGCCCACTGACTCCGCCGCCATCGAAATCGTCTACGGTGATGTCACCGACTACCGGTCTCTCCTCTCTGCCTGCTCCGACTGCCACGTCATCTTCCACGTGGCTGCCGTCGTCGAGCCCTGGCTTCCTGATCCTTCTAAGTTCTTCTCC GTGAATGTTGGAGGATTGAAGAATGTGTTACAAGCagtgagagagacagagacaatTGAAAAGCTTATATACACTTCGTCGTTTTTTGCTCTTGGACCAACTGATGATGGATGTGTTGCTGATGAGAATCAA GTTCATCATGAGAAGTATTTTTGTACAGAGTATGAGAAATCGAAGGCCTATGCCGATAAGATTGCTATACAAGCTGCATCAGAGGGGGTTCCAATAGTGGCGGTTTACCCCGGAGTTATTTACGGGCCTGGCAAGGTCACTGCTGGAAATGTTGTTGCTAGAATG ATTGTTGAACGCTTTAATTGGCGGTTACCTGGCTATATAGGGTCTGGAAAcgataaattttcttttagccATGTTGATGATGTAGTAGAGGGGCATATTGCAGCAATGAACAAAGCACAACCTGGTGAAAGATATCTTCTGACAGGAGAAAATGCATCATTTAGGCATGTTTTTGATATAGCTGCTAGCATCACCGAGACAAAAAAGCCTATGTTTAATATCCCGTTTTGGGCAATTGATGCATATGGCTGGGCCTCAGTTATGTTCTCACGAATTACGGGAAAGCTTCCTCTGATCAGCCCCCCG ACAGTGAATGTTCTAAAACATCAGTGGGCATATTCCTGTGAGAAGGCTAAAGTAGAGTTGGATTATAACCCTAGAAGCTTGAAAGAAGGACTAGCAGAGGAGCTGCACTGGCTGAAGAACTTGGGCTTGATAAAATTCTAA